Proteins from a single region of Chloroherpeton thalassium ATCC 35110:
- the fldA gene encoding flavodoxin has product MKKVGLFWGSDTGNTQTVASLIAEAFGGENIVLHDIGQSSPEDLLQYEFLILGIPTWGIGELQSDWDNFFPKLDKIDFSGVTVALFGLGDQYTYSGYFLDAMGLLYEKIVEQGANVVGSWPADGYEFDESKAVVDGAFVGLAIDQDNQEELTQDRVTVWAGQIKELFAEIAAAEA; this is encoded by the coding sequence ATGAAAAAAGTAGGTCTTTTTTGGGGATCAGATACAGGGAACACCCAAACTGTTGCCAGCCTCATTGCAGAAGCATTTGGGGGTGAGAATATCGTCCTCCATGATATTGGCCAATCCTCGCCGGAAGATCTTTTGCAATATGAGTTTTTGATACTTGGCATCCCAACTTGGGGAATTGGCGAGCTGCAAAGCGACTGGGATAATTTTTTCCCGAAATTGGATAAAATCGATTTCTCCGGCGTCACTGTTGCGCTTTTTGGCTTGGGCGACCAGTATACTTACAGCGGCTATTTTTTGGACGCGATGGGACTTTTATATGAGAAAATTGTGGAGCAGGGCGCAAATGTCGTAGGCTCTTGGCCGGCGGATGGTTATGAATTTGATGAGTCCAAAGCGGTGGTTGATGGGGCTTTTGTTGGACTTGCCATCGATCAAGATAATCAAGAGGAATTGACTCAAGACCGCGTGACGGTTTGGGCGGGTCAAATTAAAGAACTCTTCGCTGAAATTGCGGCTGCAGAAGCCTAA
- the cmr1 gene encoding type III-B CRISPR module RAMP protein Cmr1: MNSITFKCEIITPMFLAGADGATPEIRPQSIKGALRFWWRALNGHLPIEELRKKEAEIFGGGGDKAIRSSVIIKTSHPVHDGKFYPDMLPHKENPGHRNPQKAFNPQTPQSFVVKFSLSSIKHNFDLEKLKSLFILTCLLGGLGKRSRRGFGSFRITKIKKNDQIDFESFEMPTTLEDILPLIHKFNTDYEINKSNNNIQLVKPSSPDRKYEIEYPYIEEIKIGSKPYSSYSDLVTQIGKSSHDNQDKSNGYATPRFASPTYVSALKRDDQYFPIITSLHYAPPQSENDFPKL; the protein is encoded by the coding sequence ATGAATTCCATCACTTTTAAATGCGAAATTATTACGCCGATGTTTTTAGCCGGCGCAGACGGCGCAACGCCGGAAATTCGTCCGCAATCTATTAAAGGCGCATTGCGCTTTTGGTGGCGTGCATTGAATGGACATTTGCCAATTGAAGAATTACGTAAAAAAGAAGCTGAGATATTTGGTGGTGGTGGTGATAAAGCAATCCGAAGTAGTGTAATTATTAAAACATCACACCCGGTGCACGATGGAAAATTTTATCCTGACATGCTTCCTCATAAAGAAAACCCAGGGCACCGCAATCCTCAAAAGGCTTTTAACCCTCAAACGCCACAGTCTTTTGTCGTTAAATTTTCACTATCAAGTATCAAACATAACTTTGATTTAGAAAAACTAAAATCTCTTTTCATTCTGACTTGCCTTTTAGGTGGCTTAGGAAAAAGAAGTCGGCGTGGGTTTGGAAGTTTCCGAATTACAAAAATCAAAAAGAATGATCAAATTGATTTTGAATCATTCGAAATGCCGACAACACTTGAAGATATTTTGCCACTGATTCACAAGTTTAATACCGATTACGAAATAAACAAGTCAAATAACAACATACAACTTGTTAAACCGAGTTCTCCAGATAGGAAATATGAAATAGAATATCCTTATATCGAAGAAATAAAAATCGGCAGCAAACCTTACTCATCATACTCTGATTTGGTTACGCAGATCGGTAAATCTTCTCATGACAACCAAGATAAATCTAATGGATACGCAACGCCTCGTTTCGCCTCGCCAACTTATGTTTCAGCATTGAAAAGAGATGACCAATACTTCCCGATTATTACTTCGTTACATTATGCTCCGCCGCAATCTGAAAATGATTTCCCAAAATTATAG
- a CDS encoding glycosyltransferase family 2 protein, whose product MNLQNLLIAPPQSFRVDISIVVPLFNESESLPELVAQIYQAVQKSSFAEFFGKTPSFEILFINDGSTDGSEVVIKKLLETHLEIKLISFRKNYGKSAGLDVGFKTASGRYVITMDADLQDNPYEIEALIRKLAEGYDLVSGWKKKRYDPLSKTLPSKLFNFVTGLVSGVHIHDFNCGLKAYRNEVVSSLDIYGEMHRYIPVLAKWNGFRISELAVEHRARKYGRTKFGLSRFIYGFLDLLTVVFISKYMKRPMHFFGSLGILSFISGLSINAYLTFEKIVNDMSVSNRPILFLGMLLMILGVLFFTTGLLGEMITKSFSRSEPYLIKETVNLDLPNT is encoded by the coding sequence ATGAATTTGCAAAATTTGCTGATTGCACCGCCGCAATCGTTTCGCGTCGACATTTCCATTGTTGTGCCGCTCTTCAACGAGTCGGAATCCTTGCCCGAACTGGTTGCACAAATTTATCAGGCCGTTCAAAAAAGCTCGTTCGCGGAGTTTTTCGGAAAAACCCCCTCGTTTGAGATTCTCTTTATCAACGACGGCTCAACCGACGGCTCGGAAGTGGTCATCAAAAAATTGCTTGAAACCCATCTAGAAATTAAGCTCATTTCTTTTCGAAAAAATTATGGCAAATCGGCAGGTTTGGATGTCGGGTTCAAAACGGCCAGCGGACGCTATGTCATCACGATGGACGCAGATTTGCAGGACAATCCTTATGAAATCGAGGCGTTGATTCGCAAGCTCGCAGAAGGCTATGATCTGGTGAGCGGCTGGAAAAAAAAGCGCTACGATCCGCTCTCGAAAACGCTCCCGTCTAAACTGTTTAACTTTGTGACCGGCCTGGTTTCCGGCGTGCATATTCACGATTTTAATTGTGGCCTGAAAGCTTATCGCAATGAAGTTGTTTCCTCGCTGGACATTTACGGCGAAATGCATCGCTACATTCCGGTTTTAGCCAAATGGAACGGATTTCGGATTAGCGAATTGGCAGTGGAGCATCGGGCGCGAAAATACGGACGCACCAAGTTTGGGCTTAGCCGTTTTATTTACGGATTTCTTGACCTTCTCACCGTTGTGTTTATCAGCAAATACATGAAAAGGCCGATGCACTTTTTCGGCTCGCTGGGAATTTTAAGTTTTATTTCCGGCCTGAGCATTAACGCGTATCTCACCTTCGAAAAAATCGTGAATGACATGTCGGTGAGCAATCGCCCAATTTTGTTTTTGGGCATGCTTTTGATGATTCTTGGCGTGCTATTTTTCACAACGGGGCTGCTTGGCGAAATGATTACCAAGAGTTTTTCGCGCAGTGAACCTTATCTCATCAAAGAAACAGTGAACTTAGATCTGCCAAACACTTGA
- a CDS encoding 4Fe-4S binding protein, with translation MAYQINAEICVMCDGCRPACPRNAISAHETEKTYVIDEKLCNDCKNMSAVRCLPQCPVDAIKKV, from the coding sequence ATGGCTTACCAAATCAATGCAGAAATTTGCGTCATGTGCGACGGTTGCCGTCCAGCTTGCCCACGCAATGCAATTAGCGCTCACGAGACAGAGAAAACCTACGTGATTGACGAAAAGCTTTGCAACGACTGTAAAAATATGTCAGCCGTTCGTTGCCTACCGCAGTGCCCAGTAGACGCAATCAAGAAAGTATAA
- the cmr6 gene encoding type III-B CRISPR module RAMP protein Cmr6, with product MADKKIIEGKIKVSPTKKKGFHIEFEYEKDDLPKKEPVTCFKLHDASYNGKPCKVTKENGKIIKFVVVLENEEEQLYPGKNNEPETYSSPKQDMPDSFNIEKTRLPSDTRDALQNYVPDNFALKLNKAARFDFRSKVQFFKQDNEWIEPVISQNLSEKISVEKEGFGNKEKRYFVFDFNSSLSEAERDFLKNDNLRFFHKTIDELFKKSQYTEKKFEFFANDKQDKKRQFEIDGKFDKKFIRTITCKHLCSIRHLNLKLISPLNFKVDWRLIVGLGNESVYETSMTLHHIYGIPYIPASAVKGVVRSWIITEVFGEKNNDDGSKSLDLKHAEDRALNDEGFQKLFGTQDSSGKIWFFDAFPTSAPQIKVDIMNPHYGDYYGEKKDKSGNPIPPADYLSPVPIPFLTVEGCSFQFIIGIKEKDSNENIQSGKFEGRKPFDVAHEYLNEALTQHGIGAKTAVGYGYMKGNAS from the coding sequence ATGGCGGATAAAAAAATCATAGAAGGTAAAATTAAGGTTTCCCCTACTAAAAAGAAAGGGTTTCATATTGAGTTTGAATATGAGAAAGACGACTTGCCTAAAAAAGAACCTGTTACTTGTTTCAAGCTACATGATGCCTCATATAATGGAAAACCTTGTAAGGTAACCAAAGAAAATGGCAAAATAATAAAGTTTGTTGTCGTTTTAGAGAATGAAGAAGAACAGCTTTACCCGGGAAAAAATAATGAACCTGAAACATATTCCTCACCAAAACAAGATATGCCCGATAGTTTTAACATTGAAAAAACTCGGTTGCCTTCAGATACAAGAGACGCTTTGCAAAATTATGTTCCAGATAATTTTGCGCTGAAGCTTAATAAAGCGGCAAGGTTTGATTTTCGTTCAAAAGTGCAATTTTTTAAGCAAGATAACGAGTGGATCGAACCTGTTATTTCACAAAATTTGTCAGAAAAAATTTCAGTAGAAAAGGAAGGCTTTGGAAATAAAGAAAAGAGATATTTTGTGTTTGACTTTAATTCATCACTATCAGAAGCCGAACGTGATTTTTTAAAAAATGATAATTTAAGATTTTTTCATAAAACAATTGATGAGTTATTTAAGAAAAGTCAGTACACAGAAAAGAAATTTGAATTTTTTGCAAATGATAAACAAGACAAGAAAAGGCAATTTGAAATTGATGGGAAGTTTGATAAAAAATTTATAAGAACTATCACATGTAAGCACCTTTGCTCTATTCGTCATCTCAACTTAAAATTAATCAGTCCGCTAAATTTCAAAGTCGACTGGCGGCTCATTGTCGGATTAGGAAATGAGTCGGTGTATGAAACTTCCATGACACTGCATCACATTTACGGCATTCCATACATTCCGGCCAGCGCCGTGAAAGGCGTGGTTAGAAGTTGGATTATTACGGAAGTTTTCGGAGAGAAAAATAATGATGACGGGTCAAAATCTCTTGACCTGAAACATGCTGAAGATAGAGCCTTAAACGATGAAGGATTTCAAAAATTATTCGGAACTCAAGATTCTTCCGGCAAAATTTGGTTCTTTGACGCCTTCCCGACTTCCGCGCCGCAAATCAAAGTTGATATTATGAACCCTCATTACGGGGATTATTACGGAGAAAAGAAAGACAAATCTGGAAATCCTATTCCGCCCGCAGATTATCTTTCGCCCGTTCCAATTCCATTTCTAACCGTTGAAGGATGTTCTTTTCAATTCATTATTGGCATTAAAGAAAAGGATAGTAATGAAAATATTCAAAGCGGCAAATTTGAAGGGAGAAAGCCGTTCGACGTTGCCCATGAATATTTGAATGAAGCCTTAACCCAGCACGGCATCGGGGCGAAAACAGCCGTCGGCTACGGATATATGAAAGGAAACGCTTCATGA
- a CDS encoding DUF3793 family protein: protein MIKETNTADKLKRWKDCLSHTAEVQANFEKWLFEQTARVLFGDKSGELLKLDRNGFDLSLVQMVDYTKALCAIWNVEMMILNCKGNTCKLIVYNQTQVDRRLRKASRKKLNAQLGYPVGMTSKSFLAEVSRRWELTGKIPHEIGIALGYPLKDVWGFMGLTSQKCSGCCGWQVFGDPRPSMKLHTKFENARRKAAFFLHAA from the coding sequence ATGATCAAGGAAACAAATACAGCCGATAAATTAAAAAGATGGAAAGACTGCTTGAGCCACACAGCCGAAGTGCAAGCGAATTTTGAAAAATGGCTGTTTGAGCAAACCGCTCGTGTTTTGTTTGGTGATAAATCCGGGGAATTGCTCAAGTTGGATAGAAACGGCTTCGATTTATCCCTGGTTCAAATGGTCGATTACACAAAAGCTCTGTGCGCAATTTGGAATGTTGAAATGATGATTTTGAATTGCAAAGGAAACACGTGCAAATTGATCGTCTACAATCAAACACAAGTTGATCGCCGGCTGCGAAAAGCATCAAGGAAAAAGCTAAACGCGCAACTCGGCTATCCTGTGGGAATGACGTCAAAAAGCTTTTTGGCTGAAGTTAGCCGCCGATGGGAACTGACCGGAAAAATTCCTCACGAAATTGGCATTGCGCTGGGCTATCCGCTGAAAGATGTATGGGGTTTTATGGGACTTACTTCACAAAAATGCAGCGGCTGCTGCGGCTGGCAAGTTTTTGGCGATCCTCGCCCATCCATGAAATTGCACACCAAATTTGAAAATGCTCGCCGAAAAGCCGCATTTTTCTTGCATGCTGCATAA
- a CDS encoding DUF3536 domain-containing protein, whose translation MNRNICIHGHFYQPPRENPWLEEIELQDSAYPFKNWNERITAECYAPNTASRIFDHDRIVKIANNYSKMSFNFGPTLLSWLARRQPEVYQAILFADKESRKHFSGHGAAIAQVYNHIIMPLANEHDKHTQVIWGIRDFEHRFKRRPEGMWLAETAVDTASLEALAAQGIKYTILAPRQAKRVRRIGEAHWHDVIGERVDSRRAYLCHLPSGATISLFFYDGMISQDLAFGGLVHSGENLARRLVAVFDADEDNHAMIGHVATDGETYGHHQRYADRALAYCMYFVEENNLANITIYGEFLDKHPPTYEVEIVENSSWSCYHGVERWRQNCGCNTGRPGWNQLWREPLRNALDWLRDELARIYESEIGNYGLDAWYLRNEYIDVVLDRSEKNVERFLSEKFQTTLTSEEKTKILQLLEMQRNALLMYTSCGWFFDEISGIETIQIMQYAARAMQLAEEVAGENFEAHFLSILEQAPSNIPELQNGAKIYERVVKPAVVDLLRVGAHYAVSSLFEEYPEETEIYSYTAVSDLQMREEKKGRKLAVGRARFHSHITLEERAITYVAFHLGDQNLDAGIREFVPDESFDALRKELSLAFHHNETEKVISLITQYFGEHRYSLKHLFRDEKRKVFDQILKKPLSEIESYFREVYDNQYSLLTAMKAMQAGLPKPLKHAAEYTLNSDVRRLLEAEPLNVPALEEAIRQVNLLSLDLENHPLGLAATKTLNKAMDRFSRSPEDIELLKLVQREVDVLSRLKVELDFWHAQNVLYRIAQQLHDNKRVDADSGDENAQAWMMCFNKISASLRVKV comes from the coding sequence ATGAACCGCAATATCTGCATTCACGGCCATTTTTATCAACCTCCACGCGAAAACCCTTGGCTTGAGGAAATCGAACTTCAAGACTCGGCGTATCCATTTAAAAATTGGAACGAGCGCATCACCGCCGAATGCTACGCGCCAAACACCGCCTCGCGTATTTTTGACCACGACCGCATTGTAAAAATCGCCAACAATTATTCCAAAATGAGCTTCAACTTTGGCCCAACGCTTCTCTCCTGGTTGGCGCGCCGGCAGCCCGAAGTGTATCAAGCCATTTTGTTTGCTGATAAAGAAAGCCGCAAACATTTTTCAGGACATGGTGCGGCCATCGCTCAGGTTTATAACCACATCATTATGCCGCTGGCCAACGAGCACGATAAGCACACGCAGGTGATCTGGGGCATTCGCGATTTCGAGCATCGCTTCAAGCGCCGGCCTGAAGGCATGTGGCTTGCCGAAACCGCCGTGGATACGGCCTCGCTGGAAGCGTTGGCCGCGCAGGGCATCAAATACACCATTTTAGCGCCGCGCCAAGCCAAGCGCGTTCGGCGCATCGGCGAAGCGCATTGGCACGATGTGATCGGCGAGCGCGTCGACTCGCGCCGTGCGTATCTTTGTCATTTGCCTTCGGGAGCAACCATATCGCTTTTTTTCTATGATGGCATGATTTCTCAGGATTTGGCTTTTGGCGGTTTGGTTCATAGTGGCGAAAATTTGGCGCGCCGGTTGGTTGCCGTCTTCGATGCGGACGAAGACAACCACGCCATGATCGGTCATGTGGCAACCGATGGCGAAACATACGGGCATCATCAGCGCTACGCCGATCGCGCGCTTGCCTACTGCATGTATTTCGTCGAGGAAAATAATTTGGCGAACATCACCATTTATGGCGAATTTTTGGATAAACATCCGCCGACATACGAGGTTGAAATTGTCGAGAATTCCTCGTGGAGTTGCTATCACGGCGTGGAGCGTTGGCGGCAAAATTGCGGTTGCAACACCGGTCGGCCAGGATGGAACCAACTTTGGCGCGAGCCGCTGCGCAATGCGCTCGATTGGCTTCGCGATGAACTGGCGCGCATTTACGAGTCGGAAATTGGCAACTACGGCCTGGACGCTTGGTATTTGCGCAACGAGTATATCGATGTGGTGCTCGATCGTTCGGAAAAAAATGTCGAGCGCTTTTTGTCGGAAAAATTCCAGACAACGCTTACTTCCGAAGAGAAAACCAAAATTTTGCAGCTGTTGGAAATGCAGCGCAACGCGCTTTTAATGTATACAAGCTGCGGCTGGTTTTTTGACGAAATTTCCGGCATTGAAACCATCCAAATCATGCAATACGCCGCGCGCGCCATGCAACTGGCCGAAGAAGTGGCTGGCGAAAATTTCGAAGCGCATTTTCTCAGCATTTTGGAACAGGCGCCATCAAACATCCCAGAATTACAAAACGGGGCAAAAATTTACGAGCGCGTGGTGAAGCCAGCGGTTGTTGATTTGCTTCGCGTTGGTGCGCACTACGCGGTGTCGTCGCTTTTTGAAGAATACCCGGAAGAAACCGAAATTTATTCCTATACCGCAGTCAGCGATTTGCAGATGCGCGAAGAAAAAAAGGGCAGAAAATTGGCCGTCGGGCGAGCAAGATTTCATTCGCACATCACGCTCGAAGAACGCGCGATCACCTACGTGGCATTTCATTTGGGCGATCAAAATCTTGACGCGGGCATTCGCGAGTTTGTCCCCGACGAGTCCTTTGATGCTCTGCGCAAAGAGCTCAGCCTCGCGTTTCATCACAACGAAACCGAAAAAGTCATTAGCCTGATTACGCAATATTTTGGCGAGCATCGTTATTCGCTCAAGCATCTATTCCGCGACGAAAAACGCAAGGTGTTTGATCAAATTCTGAAAAAGCCGCTGAGCGAAATTGAAAGTTACTTCCGAGAAGTTTATGACAATCAGTATTCGCTTTTAACGGCAATGAAGGCAATGCAGGCCGGTTTGCCAAAGCCGCTCAAACATGCTGCCGAATATACGTTAAACAGCGATGTGCGGCGGCTGCTTGAAGCCGAACCGCTGAATGTGCCCGCTTTGGAAGAGGCGATCCGACAGGTAAATTTGCTTTCGCTTGACCTTGAAAATCATCCGTTGGGACTTGCCGCCACGAAAACGCTCAACAAGGCGATGGATCGATTTAGCCGTTCGCCTGAAGATATTGAGCTGTTGAAGCTCGTGCAGCGCGAAGTGGATGTGCTGAGTCGATTAAAAGTTGAGCTGGATTTTTGGCACGCGCAAAATGTGCTGTATCGAATTGCGCAGCAGCTTCACGACAACAAGCGCGTCGATGCCGACTCCGGCGACGAAAACGCGCAAGCCTGGATGATGTGTTTCAACAAAATCTCCGCCTCACTTCGCGTAAAGGTTTAA
- a CDS encoding metal-dependent transcriptional regulator, with the protein MLSESTEMYLLSIYRLTEQQPAATISEIAHEMNLSLSSVSEKVKRLTETGLLEHEWRENVALSQEGKKIALNMLRKRRLLELFLVKMAGYDLYDVDEEACRLEHVISDRLADALDKMLGHPKLDPHGHPIPSLDGRELCKQAVPLSKATLGQKLKVCQLHAFDIELVKYIHQLGLKPGAFCKVLEMAPFDGPLIIQVGEKQHPIAKNIASFIGVEPIRSN; encoded by the coding sequence ATGCTTTCAGAATCCACAGAGATGTACTTATTGTCGATCTATCGCTTGACAGAACAGCAACCTGCGGCGACGATCAGCGAAATTGCGCACGAGATGAACTTAAGCTTGTCCAGCGTCTCTGAAAAAGTGAAGCGATTGACGGAAACGGGTCTTCTGGAGCATGAATGGCGGGAAAATGTCGCGCTTAGTCAAGAAGGGAAAAAAATCGCGCTGAACATGCTCAGAAAGCGCCGCTTGCTGGAGCTCTTTTTAGTGAAAATGGCCGGTTACGATTTGTACGACGTGGATGAAGAAGCTTGCCGCTTAGAGCATGTAATCTCCGATCGCTTGGCCGACGCATTAGATAAAATGCTTGGCCATCCAAAGCTCGACCCTCACGGGCATCCCATTCCCAGCCTCGACGGTCGGGAATTATGCAAACAAGCCGTGCCGCTTTCTAAAGCGACGCTGGGACAAAAATTAAAAGTTTGCCAATTGCATGCCTTCGATATCGAGCTGGTGAAATACATCCATCAACTTGGGCTGAAACCCGGCGCATTTTGCAAAGTGCTTGAAATGGCGCCGTTTGATGGCCCATTGATTATTCAAGTTGGCGAAAAACAACATCCCATCGCCAAAAACATCGCGTCGTTTATCGGCGTTGAGCCAATACGTTCTAATTAA
- a CDS encoding tetratricopeptide repeat protein, with translation MRFSLLFFFKNTAPLRQLFAVLPLIFLLSAWPKTATAQQGFDYDIAESYFQVGQYEKAAALFKKLYEKKRDNFLCFERYRECLYRLGHFDELIPLLQNEIPVQPNNLSLRVQLAQVYYEMRQPQEGDAVMEKLCKEHNRLAVYKIAIEALEQVKAFPQMIKIIKLARTQFKKEDLFVREAASAYLFLSKYAAATIEYLKLLQGDMPEFGTVQSNIMSYAVKDRPEVLKQTLETIEREKENYSGISRQLLSQILTTLYLESGDYEGAFREADYLDRVTNACGHRLLNFANLAFAQKKYNEAVSAYESARARSTSGSVAQQAILGKAKARMALAKLSPDSASTQKLTDEAYSAYLQFVETYPSSPLMPRVLLKIAEVEKNELHQPLIAMQTLQKLTKKYSSLPEVYQAEYDKASILVLQNDLPQAAQILTALSENPDADPELKSDAKLLLGEVFFYQQNYEASLQTLNEISLGMKAGNNSLALKLLIFEGLADTLQHARALDALQAFSRVKKLIAQNKRTAAADSLSEWSARYSYSSLSDHALFEKGTLEADIAPARAVQTFEKIIADFPESFFADKSMFELGQLFEHTLNDNARAMSYYEKLIQNYPKSLYVKDARARLRALRQAALNG, from the coding sequence ATGCGATTTTCGCTTCTTTTTTTCTTTAAAAACACAGCGCCTTTGCGCCAGCTTTTTGCCGTGTTGCCGCTGATTTTTCTACTGAGCGCATGGCCGAAAACTGCAACGGCGCAGCAAGGCTTCGATTACGATATTGCTGAATCGTATTTTCAAGTTGGGCAATACGAAAAAGCTGCAGCACTTTTCAAAAAGCTTTATGAAAAAAAGCGCGATAATTTTCTTTGCTTTGAGCGCTACCGCGAATGCCTTTATCGACTTGGCCATTTTGATGAACTAATTCCCCTTTTGCAAAACGAAATTCCGGTGCAGCCAAACAACCTTTCGCTGAGAGTGCAGCTTGCACAAGTGTATTATGAAATGCGCCAGCCGCAAGAAGGCGACGCTGTGATGGAAAAACTTTGCAAGGAGCACAATCGGCTTGCCGTTTATAAAATTGCAATTGAGGCGCTCGAGCAAGTCAAGGCTTTTCCGCAAATGATAAAAATCATCAAGCTGGCGCGAACGCAGTTTAAGAAAGAAGATTTGTTTGTGCGAGAAGCCGCCAGCGCGTATTTGTTTCTTTCGAAATATGCCGCTGCGACAATTGAATATTTGAAATTGCTGCAAGGCGATATGCCGGAGTTTGGCACGGTGCAGTCGAACATTATGAGTTATGCCGTTAAAGATCGCCCCGAAGTGCTCAAGCAAACGCTGGAAACGATTGAGCGTGAGAAAGAAAATTATTCGGGCATTTCGCGCCAGCTGCTCTCGCAAATTCTCACGACGCTTTACCTTGAATCGGGCGATTATGAAGGAGCTTTTCGCGAAGCCGATTATTTGGATCGGGTCACGAATGCGTGTGGCCATCGCTTGCTAAACTTCGCGAACTTGGCATTTGCTCAAAAAAAATACAATGAAGCGGTTTCCGCGTATGAGTCGGCGCGTGCGCGCAGCACAAGCGGTTCGGTTGCGCAGCAAGCCATTTTGGGAAAAGCCAAAGCAAGAATGGCGCTGGCAAAACTTTCGCCAGACTCCGCTTCCACGCAGAAGCTCACAGATGAAGCCTATTCGGCGTATTTGCAATTTGTGGAAACCTACCCGAGTTCGCCTCTAATGCCGCGCGTGTTGCTCAAAATTGCGGAAGTCGAAAAAAACGAGTTGCATCAGCCGTTAATTGCGATGCAAACGTTGCAAAAACTGACAAAAAAATATTCGAGCCTGCCGGAAGTTTATCAGGCCGAGTATGACAAAGCAAGCATTTTGGTTTTGCAAAACGACCTGCCGCAAGCCGCGCAAATCTTAACTGCATTAAGCGAAAATCCCGATGCCGATCCCGAATTAAAATCCGACGCGAAATTACTTTTGGGCGAAGTGTTTTTTTATCAGCAAAATTATGAAGCCAGCTTGCAAACGCTGAACGAAATTTCGCTTGGCATGAAAGCAGGCAACAACTCGCTGGCGCTTAAGCTGTTGATTTTTGAAGGTCTTGCCGACACGCTTCAGCATGCTCGAGCGCTTGACGCATTGCAGGCGTTTTCGCGCGTCAAAAAGCTGATTGCGCAAAATAAACGGACAGCGGCAGCCGACAGTCTTTCCGAATGGAGCGCTCGCTATTCGTATTCATCGCTGAGCGACCACGCGCTATTCGAAAAGGGCACACTTGAGGCAGACATCGCGCCGGCGCGGGCTGTCCAAACATTTGAAAAAATTATAGCAGATTTTCCAGAAAGCTTTTTCGCCGATAAATCAATGTTTGAATTGGGGCAGCTTTTCGAGCACACTTTGAACGACAACGCCCGCGCGATGAGCTATTATGAAAAATTGATTCAAAATTATCCAAAAAGCCTATATGTAAAAGACGCTCGGGCGAGGCTTCGCGCGCTTCGGCAAGCCGCGTTGAACGGCTAA
- the dapF gene encoding diaminopimelate epimerase codes for MKRNILFTKMSGAGNDFIVIDNRDGAYSFLGEAEIRQLCTRRIGIGADGLLMLEGSENHDFAMRYYNADGRLGSMCGNGGRCIAQFGWKLGDAAKKELKFEANGNTYFASVLADGEIKLNMLVPKDFRDAFSVDGHECVFVDTGSPHAILYVENLDETHVVEIGQKIRHNQEHFPGGTNVNFVQILSSEKIRVRTFERGVEDETLACGTGAVASALMSYRLGKVSAKSVCVAVQSGDLLTIAFDEEMQHVTLSGPALEVFQGEVSESFWHK; via the coding sequence ATGAAAAGAAACATTTTATTTACGAAAATGTCGGGAGCTGGCAACGATTTTATCGTGATTGACAATCGCGACGGCGCGTATTCGTTTTTAGGCGAAGCGGAAATTCGGCAGCTTTGCACGCGGCGAATCGGCATAGGTGCAGACGGCTTGCTGATGCTTGAAGGTTCGGAAAATCATGATTTTGCGATGCGCTACTACAATGCCGATGGCCGGCTTGGCTCGATGTGCGGCAACGGCGGACGCTGCATCGCGCAATTTGGCTGGAAACTTGGCGACGCGGCCAAAAAAGAATTGAAATTTGAAGCCAATGGCAATACGTATTTTGCGAGCGTTCTTGCCGACGGCGAAATCAAGCTCAACATGCTTGTCCCAAAAGATTTTCGTGATGCGTTTTCCGTCGATGGCCACGAATGCGTTTTTGTGGACACCGGCTCGCCACATGCGATCTTGTATGTTGAAAATTTGGACGAAACCCATGTGGTAGAAATCGGGCAAAAAATCCGGCACAATCAAGAGCATTTTCCAGGCGGCACAAATGTGAATTTCGTGCAAATTTTATCGTCGGAAAAAATTCGTGTGCGCACGTTCGAGCGCGGCGTCGAAGATGAAACCTTGGCTTGCGGAACGGGCGCGGTCGCCTCTGCGCTGATGAGTTATCGCTTGGGAAAAGTCTCAGCAAAAAGCGTGTGCGTAGCGGTGCAAAGCGGCGATTTATTAACCATCGCATTTGACGAGGAAATGCAGCACGTAACGCTTTCTGGCCCGGCCCTTGAAGTATTTCAAGGCGAAGTGTCCGAAAGTTTTTGGCACAAATAA